GTCTATGCATTACCGGCAATGGTTTTGATGGTGTTAGGGTTTATGTATACTTATGACTATCTGGTTTTCATTAGCATAGGAATAAGTTTATATGGTATTACCTATTTTGTAGTACACGATATCATAATACATAAGCGACTGAACGTGCCTTTCTTGTTTAAAAACCATAATTTTTATACAAGAGCTATCGTACGTGCACATACAGCGCATCACTGGCCTCAAAATAAAACCGATTTTCATAACTATGGTTTGTTGGTTTTTCCTATCCGATTTTTTAAACCATAAACTATGTGGCTCTATTCGCTTATATTGCTTTGCTCGATTATAGTTCCTTTGGCCTTGAGTTTCGAAAAAAAACTTCAATTTCACAAACAATGGAAATATCTTTTTCCTGCCATCATATTGGTATCCTGTATTTTTATCAGTTTTGATGTTTACTTTACAAAAATTGGGGTTTGGGGCTTTAATCCAGCCTATCATCTTAATATTGTGTACCTTGGTTTACCAATTGAAGAATGGTTGTTTTTTATAATTATCCCATATGCTAGTATCTTTCTGCACGACTCGATTGTCTTGCATTTTCCAAAAATTAGCTTACCCAATAGAGTTGCGTTTTTTTTGGGATTAACTATTACAATATCATTGGCTGTTTTAGCTGTTTTATACCACAAAAAAGCCTATACTGTATATATATTTATTACAGGATTTGTAGCTGTTGTTTTTTCTTTTTTTGACAAGTCAAAGCTCATTAACCATTACTATATCACATTTCTTATCATTTTGGTCCCTTTTATTGTTGCAAATGCAATACTTACCGGTTCCTTTATTGAAAATGAAGTGGTGTGGTACAACAAAAATGAAAATCTTGGTATTAGGGTATTTACCATTCCAATTGAAGATTTTATTTATGGTTTTAGCCTTATTTTGCTGGTTTTGCTACTTAGGGAGAAAATAAAAAAACACCTATTATTCAATGATAAATAACAAATTCAGAATAAAAAAATTTAGACCTGTATCACTTTTTTTTGTGATATTTTATTTGGTTGGTACCATTGGGTTAATTGTACCATTTAGTTTCCCTTTGTTTGTTAACCTTACATTTTTAGCCCTGATATTAAGCAATATAGGGCTGTTTGTTTTTCATTATTCACATAGACTAAAACACGACATTTCAATTTTTGCTGTCATCTTTTTGCTCGGCTTTATTATCGAGTCAATTGGTGTAAATACCGGTTATATTTTTGGTAATTACCTGTATGGAGATGCATTAGGGTTAAAGCTTTTTAACACACCATTGTTAATCGGTCTAAACTGGTTATTTTTGACATATACAGGGGTTTCCATTTCTGAAAAAATATCAGGTAAAACTCCCTTACAAATACTTATTGTCCCAACCATAATGCTTGTTTATGACCTGTTATTGGAACAAGTCGCCCCAAAAATGGATATGTGGAGCTGGTCAAATGCACAAATTCCTGTTAAAAATTATGTGTCGTGGTGGCTGATTGGATTTGTTTTTGCATGCATTTTTAAGCTGTTTAATATTAACACCCGAAACCCTATGGCTTTAATATTATTTCTTTGTCAGTTTTTATTTTTCGCGGTATTATTTATAGTTTTTTACATATTTAAATGATTAAAGCAAAGCATCATTGTGTAATCTATCCATTATTCAAATGGCTTAGCTGTTTTATGATGAAACGGAATTTTTGCTCTATTCATATCGAAGGGGAGTTTAACGATAATGGACATTCAGTGCTTGTGGTTGCAAACCACATAAGCTGGTGGGATGGCTTTTGGGTGGAATTTTTGAACCACCAAAGAATACACCGCAAATTCCATTTTATGATGCTGGAAGAGCAATTAAAGAGACATTGGTATTTTCAATATACCGGAGGATACTCGGTGAAGAAAAATTCCAGAGACATATTTGCAAGCATCGACTACACAGTGGAATTGCTAAGCAAGGACGAAAATTTGGTATTAATGTTCCCTCAGGGTAAAATCCATTCGTCGTACAACAGTTCTGTAAGGTTTCAAAAAGGTATTAAGCAAATTATTAATAAATGTACCGATGAGACACAGGTGCTTTTTGTGGTAAATATTACCGATTATTTTTCAGATGCAAAACCACATCTTTTTGTTTACATAGCAAACTTTCTTGCTGGTTCTTTGCGCGAAAGTAATATAGAAAATGAATACAATCAGTTTCTTTCACAGGTGTT
This genomic window from Bacteroidota bacterium contains:
- a CDS encoding lysophospholipid acyltransferase family protein — encoded protein: MMKRNFCSIHIEGEFNDNGHSVLVVANHISWWDGFWVEFLNHQRIHRKFHFMMLEEQLKRHWYFQYTGGYSVKKNSRDIFASIDYTVELLSKDENLVLMFPQGKIHSSYNSSVRFQKGIKQIINKCTDETQVLFVVNITDYFSDAKPHLFVYIANFLAGSLRESNIENEYNQFLSQVLNQHKTKTS
- a CDS encoding lycopene cyclase domain-containing protein — encoded protein: MWLYSLILLCSIIVPLALSFEKKLQFHKQWKYLFPAIILVSCIFISFDVYFTKIGVWGFNPAYHLNIVYLGLPIEEWLFFIIIPYASIFLHDSIVLHFPKISLPNRVAFFLGLTITISLAVLAVLYHKKAYTVYIFITGFVAVVFSFFDKSKLINHYYITFLIILVPFIVANAILTGSFIENEVVWYNKNENLGIRVFTIPIEDFIYGFSLILLVLLLREKIKKHLLFNDK
- a CDS encoding carotenoid biosynthesis protein, with translation MINNKFRIKKFRPVSLFFVIFYLVGTIGLIVPFSFPLFVNLTFLALILSNIGLFVFHYSHRLKHDISIFAVIFLLGFIIESIGVNTGYIFGNYLYGDALGLKLFNTPLLIGLNWLFLTYTGVSISEKISGKTPLQILIVPTIMLVYDLLLEQVAPKMDMWSWSNAQIPVKNYVSWWLIGFVFACIFKLFNINTRNPMALILFLCQFLFFAVLFIVFYIFK